The Candidatus Eisenbacteria bacterium genome includes a region encoding these proteins:
- the trpE gene encoding anthranilate synthase component I — translation MLVPTRSEFHALARTGKLVPVYREVFADHDTPVSAFRKIDDGPYGFLLESVEGGEKWGRYSILGSRPSMVFVARGERCEIHAGGKVTACAGHPLEELARLLRENQAVALPGLPRFCGGAVGYLGYDTVRWFEKLPGHAADELHLPDAVFLFGDVVSVFDNLTHTMKVVTHARGGSDPDKAYDAAVARLNAEVERLRTPLSWIEPPAWGEAGEPVSTVSRERYMAAVETAREHIRAGDIFQVVLSHRMSAAVSQPAFEGYRALRITNPSPYMYYLRLGDFTIVGSSPEVLVRRTDTTLEVRPIAGTRPRGRTADEDRQLEEELRASEKERAEHLMLVDLGRNDVGRVAEFGTVETNEYMVVERYSQVMHLVSNVRGRVRADLAPLSVVGATFPAGTVSGAPKVRAMEIIDALEPVRRGIYAGAIGHFDYHGNFDLAIAIRTLVYANGRAYWGVGAGIVADSDPAEEWEETMNKGRALWLAVQRAERGAR, via the coding sequence ATGCTCGTGCCGACCCGATCCGAGTTCCACGCGCTGGCCCGCACGGGCAAGCTCGTGCCCGTCTACCGCGAGGTCTTCGCGGACCACGACACCCCCGTGTCGGCGTTCCGCAAGATCGACGACGGACCGTACGGGTTCCTGCTCGAGAGCGTCGAGGGCGGCGAGAAGTGGGGGCGCTACTCGATCCTCGGCAGCCGGCCCTCGATGGTCTTCGTGGCTCGCGGGGAGCGATGCGAGATCCACGCGGGCGGCAAGGTGACGGCCTGCGCCGGGCACCCGCTCGAGGAACTCGCCCGGCTGCTGCGCGAGAACCAGGCGGTCGCGCTGCCCGGCCTGCCGCGCTTCTGCGGCGGAGCGGTCGGCTATCTCGGATACGACACCGTGCGCTGGTTCGAGAAGCTGCCCGGGCACGCCGCCGACGAACTTCACCTGCCCGACGCGGTGTTCCTGTTCGGCGACGTCGTGAGCGTGTTCGACAACCTGACGCACACGATGAAGGTCGTCACGCACGCGCGGGGCGGGAGCGATCCGGACAAGGCCTACGACGCGGCGGTGGCGCGGCTCAACGCCGAGGTCGAGCGATTGCGCACACCGCTGTCGTGGATCGAGCCGCCCGCCTGGGGCGAGGCCGGCGAGCCCGTCTCGACGGTTTCGCGTGAGCGGTACATGGCGGCCGTCGAGACCGCCCGGGAGCACATCCGCGCCGGCGACATCTTTCAGGTCGTGCTCAGCCACCGGATGAGCGCCGCCGTCTCGCAGCCCGCCTTCGAGGGCTACCGCGCGCTGCGCATCACGAATCCTTCGCCGTACATGTACTACCTGCGCCTCGGCGACTTCACGATCGTCGGCAGCTCGCCCGAAGTGCTCGTGCGCCGCACGGACACGACCCTGGAGGTCAGGCCGATCGCCGGCACCCGGCCGCGCGGCCGCACCGCCGACGAGGACCGCCAGCTCGAGGAGGAGCTGCGGGCTTCCGAGAAGGAGAGGGCCGAGCACCTGATGCTCGTGGACCTCGGCCGCAACGACGTCGGACGCGTCGCCGAGTTCGGCACGGTCGAGACCAACGAATACATGGTCGTCGAGCGCTACTCACAGGTCATGCACCTCGTCTCGAACGTCCGCGGCCGCGTCCGGGCCGACCTCGCGCCGCTGTCGGTCGTGGGCGCGACGTTCCCGGCCGGCACCGTCAGCGGCGCACCGAAGGTGCGCGCCATGGAGATCATTGACGCCCTCGAGCCGGTGCGGCGCGGCATCTACGCCGGCGCCATCGGGCACTTCGACTACCACGGCAACTTCGACCTCGCGATCGCGATCCGCACGCTCGTCTACGCCAACGGCCGCGCCTACTGGGGCGTCGGCGCGGGCATCGTCGCCGACTCCGACCCGGCCGAGGAGTGGGAGGAGACCATGAACAAGGGACGCGCGCTGTGGCTGGCCGTCCAGCGGGCCGAGCGGGGGGCGCGATGA
- a CDS encoding phosphoribosylanthranilate isomerase, with protein MRTVASGGHTIVKVCGVTNAEDARVALAAGADWLGFVLHADSPRRVDAALAGEIVAGLGGAVAVAVMAGVGPEQALALAQRAGAARVQLHRVDPDRWPVDFPLPCAFSARVGADGLRRDPLPAEPHLILLDTAHATLAGGTGESFPWTSARELAASRPVMLAGGLAADNVAAAIAAARPFGVDAASRLERAPGLKDPDRVRRFVAAVRECDAGAARSA; from the coding sequence GTGAGAACCGTGGCTTCCGGCGGCCACACCATCGTCAAGGTCTGCGGCGTGACGAACGCCGAGGATGCGCGCGTCGCGCTCGCGGCCGGCGCTGACTGGCTCGGATTCGTGCTCCACGCCGACAGCCCCCGCCGCGTGGACGCCGCGCTCGCCGGCGAAATCGTCGCCGGACTCGGCGGCGCGGTCGCCGTCGCGGTGATGGCGGGGGTCGGCCCCGAACAGGCGCTCGCGCTGGCGCAGCGGGCCGGCGCGGCGCGCGTCCAGCTGCATCGCGTGGATCCGGACCGCTGGCCGGTGGATTTTCCGCTGCCGTGCGCGTTCTCGGCGCGCGTGGGCGCGGACGGCCTGCGCCGCGACCCGCTGCCCGCGGAACCGCACCTGATCCTGCTCGACACCGCGCACGCCACGCTCGCCGGCGGTACGGGCGAGTCGTTCCCGTGGACGTCGGCGCGCGAACTCGCCGCGAGCCGGCCGGTCATGCTGGCCGGCGGGCTCGCCGCGGACAACGTCGCCGCCGCGATCGCCGCGGCGCGCCCGTTCGGCGTGGACGCGGCCTCGCGGCTCGAGCGCGCCCCTGGACTCAAGGACCCTGATCGCGTCCGGCGCTTCGTCGCCGCCGTGAGGGAGTGCGATGCCGGCGCCGCCCGTTCCGCCTGA
- a CDS encoding aminodeoxychorismate/anthranilate synthase component II yields the protein MIAVIDNYDSFTYNLVQYLGSLGAEVQVRRNDAITVEELKALAPHGLVISPGPGVPGDAGVSEAAIRALAGEVPILGVCLGHQAIGEVFGGRVVRAPRLMHGKTSPILHKGRGLFAGLDNPFEATRYHSLIVEKDGLPEVLEPVAWTPEGELMGVKHREHETWGVQFHPESVLTAQGLRLVENFLTLCRQQRRVAS from the coding sequence ATGATCGCCGTCATCGACAACTACGACTCCTTCACCTACAACCTCGTCCAGTACCTGGGTTCGCTCGGCGCCGAGGTGCAGGTGCGGCGCAACGACGCGATCACCGTCGAGGAGTTGAAGGCGCTGGCGCCGCACGGGCTGGTGATCTCCCCCGGTCCCGGGGTGCCGGGCGATGCGGGCGTCTCCGAGGCCGCGATCCGCGCGCTGGCGGGCGAGGTGCCGATCCTCGGCGTCTGCCTCGGCCACCAGGCCATCGGCGAGGTCTTCGGCGGGCGCGTCGTGCGCGCGCCGCGCCTCATGCACGGCAAGACGAGCCCGATTCTGCACAAGGGCCGCGGCCTGTTCGCCGGGCTCGACAACCCCTTCGAGGCGACCCGCTACCATTCACTGATCGTCGAGAAGGACGGGCTGCCCGAGGTGCTCGAACCGGTCGCCTGGACGCCCGAGGGCGAGCTGATGGGCGTCAAGCACCGCGAGCACGAGACGTGGGGCGTCCAGTTCCATCCCGAATCCGTGCTCACCGCGCAGGGCCTGCGCCTGGTCGAGAACTTCCTCACGCTGTGCCGCCAGCAAAGGAGAGTCGCGAGTTGA
- a CDS encoding indole-3-glycerol-phosphate synthase, whose translation MMSGGAAGVPDVLVRIAGDRRRRVAAMHQAVPPHVLRARLPRTEPAGRLERALRRGPAGNPLRLLCEVKRASPSRGVLRGDVDPVAMAGLYAAGGAAAVSLVTEPDHFGGDLAWLDAVRPTVALPLLLKDFVVDSYQILDAAARGADGVLLLASLLSETELQRYITEARLLGLDALVEVHDEPELIRSLRAGATLVGINNRDLRTFEVDLGVSLALLPRVPPLVTAVAESGLSRPEDLARLRATRCDAVLMGEVFMTSADPAATLSMLASAAGEGR comes from the coding sequence GTGATGTCCGGCGGAGCGGCAGGCGTCCCCGACGTCCTCGTGCGCATCGCCGGGGACCGTCGCCGCCGCGTCGCGGCGATGCACCAGGCGGTCCCGCCGCACGTCCTGCGCGCGCGATTGCCGCGGACCGAGCCCGCCGGCAGGCTCGAGCGCGCCCTGCGCCGCGGCCCGGCCGGAAACCCGCTGCGGCTGCTGTGCGAGGTCAAGCGCGCCTCGCCCTCGCGCGGGGTGCTGCGCGGGGACGTGGACCCCGTCGCGATGGCCGGGCTGTACGCCGCCGGCGGCGCTGCCGCCGTTTCGCTCGTGACCGAGCCCGACCACTTCGGCGGCGACCTCGCATGGCTGGACGCCGTGCGCCCCACCGTCGCGCTGCCGCTGCTGCTCAAGGACTTCGTCGTGGACTCCTACCAGATCCTCGACGCGGCCGCGCGCGGGGCCGATGGCGTGCTGCTTCTGGCCTCGCTGCTCTCGGAGACCGAACTGCAGCGCTACATCACCGAGGCCCGGCTGCTCGGGCTGGACGCGCTGGTCGAGGTGCACGACGAGCCCGAGCTGATCCGCAGCCTGCGCGCGGGCGCGACCCTGGTCGGCATCAACAACCGCGACCTGCGCACGTTCGAGGTGGACCTCGGGGTTTCGCTCGCGCTGCTGCCCAGGGTTCCCCCGCTCGTCACCGCCGTCGCCGAGAGCGGCCTTTCGCGGCCCGAGGATCTCGCGCGCCTGCGTGCGACGCGCTGCGACGCGGTGCTGATGGGCGAGGTGTTCATGACCAGCGCCGACCCCGCGGCGACGCTCTCGATGCTCGCGTCCGCGGCGGGGGAAGGGCGGTGA
- the trpD gene encoding anthranilate phosphoribosyltransferase, with protein sequence MIQTAIARAVVREDLSRELSRATMEQVLAGEATPSQIAGLAIALRMKGETTEEIAGFAEAMRGRVPPMHTKRKPLLDTCGTGGDNAGTFNISTTVAIVVASCDVAVAKHGNRAVSSRTGSADVLESLGVGIDLAPIDAARSIDALGITFLFAPNYHGALRHAVGPRRELGVRTVFNVLGPLTNPAGATRQLLGVYSDSLVRTIAEVLLVLGSERAMIVHGHDGMDELTVFAHNHVAELHDGRIREFAVDPAEFGLAHTDRAGVAGGTAAENAARVRSILGGEPGAGRDIVVLNAGAALVVAGAAADLASGVARAQRAIDSGDAARKLADLAAFRG encoded by the coding sequence TTGATCCAGACCGCCATCGCCCGCGCCGTCGTGAGGGAGGACCTGTCCCGCGAGCTGTCCCGCGCCACCATGGAGCAGGTGCTCGCCGGCGAGGCCACGCCGTCGCAGATCGCGGGCCTCGCGATCGCGCTGCGCATGAAGGGGGAGACGACCGAGGAGATCGCCGGCTTCGCCGAGGCGATGCGCGGGCGGGTGCCGCCGATGCACACCAAGCGCAAGCCGCTGCTCGACACCTGCGGCACCGGCGGCGACAACGCCGGCACGTTCAACATCTCGACGACCGTCGCGATCGTCGTGGCGAGCTGCGACGTGGCGGTGGCCAAGCACGGCAATCGCGCCGTCTCGAGCCGCACCGGTTCGGCCGACGTCCTCGAATCGCTGGGCGTGGGCATCGATCTCGCGCCCATCGACGCGGCGCGCTCGATCGACGCGCTCGGCATCACCTTCCTGTTCGCGCCCAACTACCACGGCGCGCTGCGGCACGCGGTCGGGCCCCGGCGTGAGCTGGGCGTGCGCACCGTCTTCAACGTGCTGGGCCCCCTGACCAATCCGGCGGGCGCGACCCGCCAGCTGCTGGGCGTCTATTCCGACTCGCTGGTGCGCACGATCGCCGAGGTGCTGCTCGTGCTCGGCAGCGAGCGGGCGATGATCGTGCACGGGCACGACGGCATGGACGAGCTGACGGTCTTCGCCCACAACCACGTCGCGGAACTGCACGACGGCAGGATCCGCGAGTTCGCGGTGGACCCGGCCGAGTTCGGGCTCGCGCACACCGATCGCGCCGGCGTGGCGGGCGGAACGGCCGCGGAGAACGCCGCCCGGGTGCGGTCGATCCTCGGCGGCGAACCGGGCGCGGGACGCGACATCGTCGTGCTCAACGCCGGCGCCGCGCTGGTCGTCGCGGGCGCGGCGGCCGACCTCGCCTCGGGCGTGGCCCGCGCGCAGCGCGCCATTGACAGCGGCGACGCGGCCCGCAAGCTCGCCGACCTCGCCGCGTTCCGGGGCTGA
- a CDS encoding RDD family protein, with product MFCAQCGQWLSEGEAVCSRCGAPVHGGAAGVSAPALPEPATAVHPPSVAHAADAMIPGGFWRRFASGIVDTLVLFFPTAIVRVLSGMDAWGSGNPMDAALLRAGVINLLLYWLYCAVLESSRAQGTLGQQLLGLRVCDDRMRRISFLRATGRNWAQWLSGMTCGLGYLLNLWTRRRQTLHDLVAGCLVVRSPEAGAAHQGPA from the coding sequence ATGTTCTGCGCGCAATGCGGCCAGTGGCTTTCCGAAGGCGAGGCGGTCTGTTCGCGCTGCGGAGCGCCCGTGCACGGCGGCGCCGCCGGCGTGAGCGCCCCGGCCCTCCCGGAGCCCGCGACCGCGGTCCATCCTCCGTCCGTCGCCCACGCCGCGGACGCCATGATTCCCGGCGGCTTCTGGCGGCGCTTCGCGAGCGGAATCGTGGACACGCTGGTGCTGTTCTTTCCCACCGCCATCGTTCGCGTGCTCTCGGGCATGGATGCGTGGGGGAGCGGCAACCCGATGGATGCCGCCCTGCTGCGCGCCGGGGTGATCAACCTCCTGCTCTACTGGCTCTACTGCGCGGTCCTCGAGTCCTCCCGCGCCCAGGGGACGCTCGGTCAGCAGCTCCTCGGGCTGCGCGTGTGCGACGACCGGATGCGGCGCATCTCGTTCCTGCGGGCGACCGGCCGAAACTGGGCGCAATGGCTGTCGGGCATGACCTGCGGGCTGGGCTACCTGCTCAACCTGTGGACCCGCAGGCGACAGACGCTTCACGACCTGGTGGCGGGCTGCCTGGTCGTGCGCTCGCCCGAAGCCGGCGCCGCGCATCAGGGCCCGGCGTGA